ATATGGTACCCGCCATTAAAACCGAGAACTACATGCCGGATACGATATCGGTGGAAGAAATGAAGCAGTTGCTTGATGGCTTGCCCTTGAACGACAGTCTGGATGTGCGGAACAAACTCATGATGGAATTACTCTATGCTACAGGGATGCGCATTTCGGAGCTTTTGGGACTCAGCATCCACGATCTCAAGCGTGAACAGCATATTGTGCTGGTGCGGGGAAAGGGCAGTAAGCAACGCTATGTGCCTTATCTGAAATCTCTTGATCCTTTGCTGGATTCCTATTTGAGTACTCATCGTCCCATTCTGCTGAAGTTCAACCAAAGTGATGTCCTGTTCTTGAATCGCTTTAGTAAAAAGCTATCACGCATGGGTTTCTGGAAAATCCTGCGGGAAGCGGTGGTCAAAGCCGGCATCAAACATGACATTAGCCCTCATACTTATCGGCATTCGTTTGCCACTCACTTATTGGAAGCTGGAGTGAATCTGCGTATTGTGCAGAGTCTTTTGGGGCATTCAAGCATCAATACCACCCAAATCTATACACATGTGGACATGCGTTGGCTGGTGGAAACCCACAGACAATTCCATCCCCGCGCATAACGAGATAATGACTTAGGATACATAGGAGAAATAATGAGAAGACTTACACTATTCGCATTGATGCTACTGCTTTTATCTGCTTGCGGAAAATCAAAGAACGCAGGGGACAAACTGAGCGTAACCCTGGACTGGACTCCAAACACAAATCATACGGGACTGTATGTAGCTCAAGAACTCGGCTACTTTGCCGAGGAAGGGCTGGTAGTTGATATCCAGCAGCCGGGGCAAGGAATCACAGATCAGATTGTAGCAACGGGCAAGAGCGAATTTGGCGTCAGCTATCAGGAGAACGTGATTCGAGCTCGTAGTGAAGGCATCCCTTTGCAATCCATAGCGGCGGTTATTCAGCACAATACATCCGGTTTTGCTTCTCTGAAGGAAGCGGGGATAAACAGCCCCAAGGACTTTGAAGGCAAGCGCTATGGCAGTTGGGACAGCCCTTCCGAGTTAGCAATACTGACCAATGTAGTGGAAGGAGTCGGTGGAGATATCAGCAAGGTGGATGTGATATCAGGAGTATATGACTTCTTCTCCACCATCGGTAAAGATGCAGACGTCGAATGGATATACTATGGCTGGGATGGCGTATTGGCAGAACACAGAGGTATAGAACTGAACTATCTTCCGCTAAAAGATCTGAATCCTGTATTTGATTACTATACACCAGTGATCATCAGCAGTGAGGACTATCTGAGAGATAATCCAGAGACTACTGCCAAGTTTCTGGCAGCAGTGAAAAGAGGCTATGAATTTTGTATAAAAGAGCCGGCTAAAGCTTCGGAGATCTTACTGAAACACGTACCTGAGCTTAATACAGATCAGGTAAGGCTTAGCATGAACTATCTGGCGGATCAGTATCAGGCCGATGCTAAATACTGGGGATATCAGAGTTCGGATGTATGGTTTGGCTTTGCGAAATGGATGAGTGACGAAAAGCTTATCAGCAAATCCATCAATGTAGACAAAGCCTTTACAAACAAGTACTTGATGCCCTGATGACGATACTATCCGCACATGGAGTAAGCAAATCCTTTATATTCAAAGGCTCGCTATCCCGTGTGCTTAAAGAGATCGATTTTGAGCTGCAGGAAGGTGAATTTGTGAGCATAGTAGGTGCCAGCGGATGCGGAAAGACCACTTTACTGGAATTGCTTGCGGGTATCACAATGCCGGATAGCGGTAGCATTCGCTATACCGATGAAGAGATCACGGGAAAGACCGGATATTTGGGCTATATGCCTCAAGATGATCTGCTTTTCCCTTGGTTGAAGGTGATTGACAATCTGCTCTTACCGGCAAGGGTCAAGGGCAGAAACATCAAGGAAGAACGCGGAAAAGCTTATTCACTACTACCTGTATTTGGCCTTCAAAATTATGCTGATTATCTTCCCTGGCAGCTTTCCGGAGGGCTGCGGCAACGAGTTGCTTTAGCGCGTACCTGTATGACGGGAAGCAAGGTATGGTTGTTGGATGAACCCCTGGCAAATCTTGATGCACTTACGCGAAACGCTTTACAGGATTGGATTGCCAGCATCGTGAAGAGGCTCAATCTTTCGGTGCTTTTAGTGACTCACGACATCGATGAAGCCCTGAAACTATCTGACCGTATACAGGTGAT
The genomic region above belongs to Candidatus Cloacimonadota bacterium and contains:
- a CDS encoding tyrosine recombinase, with the translated sequence MCALPKKLQTIIVEIDPSHIAMLSSFLYHLKVERGMAKNSIEAYERDIKDFLAFEVKALGDYLPDDVVKYLSALQEMGMEKSSLRRKRVAIKQFFDFLLENDYPLKLDFDMVPAIKTENYMPDTISVEEMKQLLDGLPLNDSLDVRNKLMMELLYATGMRISELLGLSIHDLKREQHIVLVRGKGSKQRYVPYLKSLDPLLDSYLSTHRPILLKFNQSDVLFLNRFSKKLSRMGFWKILREAVVKAGIKHDISPHTYRHSFATHLLEAGVNLRIVQSLLGHSSINTTQIYTHVDMRWLVETHRQFHPRA
- a CDS encoding ABC transporter substrate-binding protein; amino-acid sequence: MRRLTLFALMLLLLSACGKSKNAGDKLSVTLDWTPNTNHTGLYVAQELGYFAEEGLVVDIQQPGQGITDQIVATGKSEFGVSYQENVIRARSEGIPLQSIAAVIQHNTSGFASLKEAGINSPKDFEGKRYGSWDSPSELAILTNVVEGVGGDISKVDVISGVYDFFSTIGKDADVEWIYYGWDGVLAEHRGIELNYLPLKDLNPVFDYYTPVIISSEDYLRDNPETTAKFLAAVKRGYEFCIKEPAKASEILLKHVPELNTDQVRLSMNYLADQYQADAKYWGYQSSDVWFGFAKWMSDEKLISKSINVDKAFTNKYLMP
- a CDS encoding ABC transporter ATP-binding protein, with product MTILSAHGVSKSFIFKGSLSRVLKEIDFELQEGEFVSIVGASGCGKTTLLELLAGITMPDSGSIRYTDEEITGKTGYLGYMPQDDLLFPWLKVIDNLLLPARVKGRNIKEERGKAYSLLPVFGLQNYADYLPWQLSGGLRQRVALARTCMTGSKVWLLDEPLANLDALTRNALQDWIASIVKRLNLSVLLVTHDIDEALKLSDRIQVMKDGMFSDNINIDRNANEQYIKDLSFTIRSLL